The genomic region AGCCCCAAAAAGCTGCGTAAATCTCGAAAACCACTCGGCGTTGGCCACTCAGCAATAGCTTGGATCTTCACTGGATCGGTGGAGACACCTTGTGTGTCAATAACATGGCTGAGATAAGACACTTGCTGTTTTGCAAAAGAGCACTTAGATAGCTTGACCTTCCACTGATCCCGAGCCAATAATTCGAGGACAAGCTTCAGATGACGGGTATGATCATCCAGAGATGCACTGTACACTAGAATGTCATCGAAGAAGACAAGAGCACACTTACGAAGAAGAGGTGTTAGAGTGTGGTTCATAGCCTTCTGAAATGTTCCCGGTGCCCCGGTGAGACCAAATGCCATAACCCGGAACTCATAGTGGCCCGTGTGTGTTTGGAAAGCAGTCTTGTGTAACTCTCCTACCTTGAGTAAAATCTGGTGGAATCCCGCTCTGAGATCTAATATGGAGAACTAGGAGGCACCAAACAGCTCATCAAGTAGCTCATCAATGATGGGTACAGGGTACTTGGATTTAACTGTAAGGGCGTTTAAGTGTCTGTAATCCACGCAGAAACGCCAGGAATTGTCCTTCTTTTTGACCAGCAACACTGGGGAGGAGAATGCTCTGTCACTGTGCTGAATCAACCCACTCTGCAACATTTCAGCCACCTGAGATTCAATTTCGTCTTTCATTGCTGGTGAAAACCGATAGGGTCTGATGTTAACTGGTCGAGCTCCTTCAATTAATGGGATAGCATGATCACATGAGCGAGTCGGGGGCAGGGCCGACGGTGGCTGGAACACATCTTGAAAGCTGCGAAGCAGACGCATCACCGAGTCTGGTAATTGTAGGTCATCGACCGAATACAGCTGAGCAGGAGTGGtcgaaacagtaggcaaatggTGAATTTCCAACACTGTACCGACCGGCACCAGAGGATTACAACCCTGTAAAACTATTGTGCTGCCTGCATATGGGATAGTCAACCATTTGTTTCCAGTCCACTGTCATGGGGCTCAACTGTTCCAGCCAATCCATACCCAATATTGCATCATAGAAGGGTAGAGGGAGCACCTTGAATGTGGTACAGAAATTGAGATCCTGCACTGACCAAGAAGCCTGAGGAAGTTCCACAGAACACTGCAACACAGTACCATTTGCTACTCGGACAGACAAAGGTGTATCCATAGAAGTGATGCCAGCCAACTTATGAGTATGGGCAGAATTCAGGAAGCTATGAGTACTACCGGAGTCGATCAACATGAGCATGTCAACCCCTTGCATGACACCCCGAAGTCTGAATGATTTAGATGGGCGATTGACCGAGGCAGCTTCTGTAGACAGTAAGATCAGAAATTGTTCAGCAGAATCCTCAAACTCGCCTTCAGATTCTGGCTGATCAGTGGACAGCATCTCCCACAACTCTTGGACAGCATGCAACTGCACTGTATCTGCACATTTATGACCCTTTTTCCATTTCTCTGCGTAGTATTGACAGAGACCCTTAGCACGCCGGTACGCAAAAAGAGAGGCCACCTTAGAATCAACAGTTGTAGGCCCCGTCGTGATGGTCTTGGTATAATCGCCCCCGCCGCCACGAGGCTGCTCCCCACGGTAGGACGACGTGGGAGCGGCACTCAGCAGCGGCCGAGAAAACGAAGAATGTTCACCCCGAACCAACTCCGGCCGACGAGAAGGCTCCACAGCTTCCTGCAACAAGGCCAAAGAGCAGGCAGTATCGAGGTCGCCAGGACGTTGTACAAGAATGACAGACTTGATATCAGCACGCAAGCCATCAATAAATCTCATAGTGTAATACAATGGGTCTGTTGTGTGTTCATAGGTGACAAGCAAATCCACTAACTCGCAAAAGCGATCAATGTAATCCTGGACAGTGGAGGTCTGTTTGATGTGGAATAATTTTTGGATAACTAGCTCATGTTGTTGAGGACCAAATCGGTCATGGACGAACTGACAAAACTGTCGCCAGGAGAGCGAGGGCAGGCGAGGTTCGATGGATTGGAGCTAGCGCGCAGCTACGCCATGGAAATGCATAGTTGCGGCTTTAATCCAAACGATCTCCTCGGTACCGTACATGTCAAAATAATTTTCGCACTGTTTTTGCCACAGTTTGGGATTACTGCCATCGAACACAGGGAAATTGATTTTAGGAAGACCACCCAATCCTCTACTCAGTTCCCCCCGACGATCTAGCTCTCCAGAATTAAGATCATGATGAACTGGAAACTCAAACGAAGCAGGGGCGTGAGGTGACCACATACCCTTGAACGGGTAGTGGAGATCGGCCACATGGGGCCCAAATCCACATTCCCGGTGAGAAGAAACGAAGCGGGGCCCAAAACGTGAGTCGTTAGCATGTTCGACGGTGGCAGAGGAGCCCACCGGCGCCGATCCGCGCACGCCGAGGATGCCGGTCTTGGAGAAGCCCTCGACGCGCGCCCCCTGTGACCACCGGATCTCCACTTTGGACAGCTCGGCGCGAACTGAATCCATGGTGGTTTGGAGGGCTTCGACTGAGGATTCCATCCAGGGGCGCCAAGCCTCGAACCCGTGCAGGGCGGACTCGAGGGAGGTGACGCGCGCTCCGGTAGTGGCCTCCCAGTAGCGGACCCGATCGGTGAGATCCGCATCGGCCGCCGAAAGGTGAGCTTCGACGTCCGCGCGGATGGCGGAAGCAAACTCGTCGGAGTGGCGAGCGAAGTCCGCCGCCTGGGACTCCAGTGCGCCGACGTGGAGTTCCCACTTGGAGTCGATCGCCGTGAACCGTTTGTCGAGCTCAGCGAGAATGGCGCGGGTCTGTTGTTCCAGCGCCTGCATGAGCTGCGCGTCGACAGGAGACGCCATGGACGCGACGGCCGAGGAACGGAGGAATTTGATACCAATTTGTTAGAGTATGGGATATGGAGGTAGGAGACAGAGATAGGAGAGAACAGGGAGCTCTCTTCAGAGTTTTCTATTCTTCAGATTTTTCATACCTCGTCCAAGGCAGAGTTCACTACTTATTACAGACAACTAGAGGCACACACCACGGGGACGCAGCCCCACGCGACAGACATGCACAGGTCACTTCCACTTCGGGCCTGCCAGTCAGACGTTCACACGACGCAGTCTTCTTCCATGCTCGTGACGAAGGGGCGGCTTCTGTGGATTGACCGCCGGTGGTAGAGTGGTTGTAACACGAGGTCAGGGCATGGCGCCACCGTGGGGGAAGCCGCGGCGCCACCGCTGCTGATCGGCGTTAGAGGCAGATGGCCTGTCATGCGTTGGATGACGACTGACCGAATAGGACTAGAAGTGGGATACCGCTTCGCGTTGCGGAATGGTGATCGTGGATCCGCGAGCGGACGGACCGATGCGATCTAATCATAATTAAAACTAAACCGTAGATCCTCGATCCTACGGTCATCCTCGCACACCAGTTCGGGGGGATCGCGATCTAATCTGAACCACGCGCCTATGATCGGGCGGCCGGAATCTTTCCATACCCCTTCGGTCGAGCGGTTTTACAATGATGCCCTTAAAGTTTTCAGAAATCGATCTGCCGTCCACATCAGTTAGGAAATACTTTATCCTAGGTCCTAAGATTTTCGAATTGAACCCGGAACTTCCTGGTAATAGTGCATGCGATCCAGAGAACAGATAAATTGAATAAAATAGTATAGAAAATGATTTATAGTATAGGAATAATTCTAGAACCTTGTTCAATTCATAATTATTTCATTTTAACTcatttttaatccattccagttgtaTTAATttcgtattaatattgtttatcacctggtaactttgttttaacatgaaacatagattaaaattattcatttagTTTATTCTATACCAaacacttaaaacttcggaaaatcataactctttaaccgtaactccgaatttagtgattcttgagcCTACGGTCTCATTACGATGCGTAAAAtgttattatgcagtatgttctcatgtttggtgtgatgttaatttctcatgtaccatgtttgtttgtattgttgcgagtagacgggcAAGCAACTGAGAACCCAGGTGCTCAGCAGGTGGAAAaatactgagcaggagctcgttgaaggcaagttgtgcccttgatcacttttatttacccaataattttCCAgataatcattatgatctgcataggttgatttgatgggacccaataggtcaccccagtttgactatctttataccttgtttaccactaaatttttgggtagtaattgctattgctttatatggtttagggtgttaagatacacattattcatgatcatgcttttattataaatgagttatttactgttcatgacaagatcactatgttaattgaaacataacacctgggaaaatagtgctaccacaagggtggtatgggacgcccttggctgactaattaggaaagctagtggaggactaacttactcgaaaggggcaaggtcaGTAGGTGAGTTgttggtatagggaggttctcgggttgattttgctgcgatagcttttcagacgggggattcctatattgcgcttcctagaaactgtagcgggttttctaaagctagtggaactttgtaaaggcctcgtagtgttacactgtctcgcttccttggtagaggtgtatggggcccgtacaaccacgTGGCAGATGTGTAACATGACTTGCGGGTAAAGATGCGCACATCTGCagattgtaaaactggtatatcagtcatgctcacggtcatgagcggctcggaccctcacatgagtaacttatggaattaaatttaattgattatttgcatcgcattgtggtttacttattaattgtgatctctcattatttgggttggtatttacttatacttagtaattgctaataaaatttgaccaacttattaaaagcaatgctcagctttaaccattatatgttgatcagccttacacttcacatgagctcccacctttgtgagttcatgcacattattctccacaagttgttgagctatgatcttttatgagctcacccttgcgatatataaatcccccacaggagaagaacaagtaGCACAGGAGGAGGTCTACTACGAGGAGTACGAGCTTGTCTAGGTGGCGTCTTCCAGTCAGCTTAATGTCgccaaggaataattattagttcgctttattgttatcatttattgtaagactcttccgctatgtaataatgattgtgacatttatctctatacacttggtcattatatgtgttgttcttctttggcgtacatatgagatgcacccgggttTACCCCTTAAATCAGGGTGTGATAGGGACTCAACTATTAGGACAATGATCACTGCCCTGGGATCTCCGCCATCCTAGGCCAGGGTAGGGGCTTGACCCTTTGAGCAACTTGATGTCGGGCCACTCCGAAGGAATGACATCTACGCCACAAGTCCTGCTAAGGACCACTGGAGGATCAGGGCTCTCCCAGCCCCAGCGCACTCCAAGGTCCAAGTCGCTCCTACGCTTACGGTGCCAGTCCACAAGACTGGAATAAAGCCCAAGGCCCAGTGCCTTTGGGTGTCATCGAATAATAATCTAATAGggtatttggtttgaggaatgagctagtccatcatcttctcacttctcacttttttgtttggtttgtaaaatggaatgagttgatccatcaccacagcatttctcatagttagttagtactaatatgaggaatgaggtcgTCCCATCAAATTTTAGGAATGGACCCATGATGTACCATCTCATTTTGGATGGAGTgattcttcaaaccaaacaccctctaagTTTCTAGGGGGCCTCGTACCCTAGGGCGcccataatccaagtcctcagggTCGTTCGTGCCTCGGGGTTCTCATGGAGTTTGGTGTCGAGACCATTGTCCCTCAAGGCACTCAACAATAATTAGTCACGCAGGCCCTCTACTAGCCCCTAGGAAACTAGGTATTTGGCTTCACGTAATATAAACGATCGAGCCCCGAACCCATCGGGGCTCGAAGCCTTCCGTAAGAACAAGGGACTAACTACGACTAAGGGTAATCATGTCCATAAGATGGAAGGATGAGTCTGGTCCCACCGACGACATTACGACCCCAAAGTAGGGACACTATGCCTAGGGCATGTTCACAGGTCCTTAGCACTGACATATCAATTAAGTCTCCCATACAACACATTTAATGTGTAATGTACGGCATTACAGTTCGATAGGTGCATTATCGCCACGACTTAGGCAGCAATGTACTCAAGATCACTATTCAATATGTGCATCAACGTTGTAGTCACACGTGCGTATGTCAGTATACCATGAAGTATTATCAAGTATAAAAGGCTACACCGGCTACCAACTATGTCATACCCAATGGCACAGACACCAGCATCCATGGAGGCAATATAAAACACGTGCCGTTACGATGAGCATGGCAGTAACAAAAGAACATCTCTGACACCATGCCACTACCAAAGGCATGGCTCTGTTTATGACTTCACAACCAGGATAATATCAGGGTAGTTGGGTATTAGTTGGAGGGACCCATGGTTTAATTGACGTAATATCTCTCCTCACTTCCTTTATAAAAAGAGGGAGTAGAGTAACGTTTGGCAGGTTCGATCTAGGGTTGAAATTACTCTACACAGAGTGTTGGCTCATAAGGGATTCTTTAACTCCAAATTAGAGTTAATGTTTGGCAGTTTCAATCCAGGGATTGAAATCACTCTACACAAAGGGTTGGCTCATAAGGGATTATTTCACTCCCAATTAGAGATTCACCACACTCAACATCTAAGGGCAAACATAAAGGTGGAGTAGGACCGATAGGCTAGAAATACCACTAGAACCAAAAGGTAAGGGGAGCTAGGAAATCAAAATTCACATTTGCCCTTCCTTTGTTCCAGCATTGATCATCGTTGCCCTTTGGCTTGCCATCAGGGGCACGAGGAACAAGGGTACTAGACCGAGCAGAGGCTATGGATCTAGGACACCCGCCCGAAGTGGTGCAATCTTCAAATCCTCAACCCTCACTTCTCCAACGCTGCTTACATCATCACCAACTACACGATGCTGCCTAACTTTGCCATGACACGCAACATACTCACGCTCAAGCAGTTTTGCCTTGTCAATGAATACAAGGTCTCTAGCATCATGCTCCTTGCCACCGACTACACCACACACCCATTGTGGGAGGTGACCATTCATTATATAGGTTGTATGGCTTGGCGAACAAGGTCATATGGCTTGGTGTACAAGTAAGGTGAGTGTAAAGATATGTATGCATATACATATCTTTAACATTTTCAACTACTACTAAGTTACAAGTACGCATATACATATCTTTAACATTTTCAACTACTACTAAGTTACAAGTACACAGTAACATGTGTAAAATTGTGTAAAACACCATAATGTTCATTTCCTTCTATACAAAAGTAAACCATGAATTATGTAAGTTTAGTAAATTTAGATATGCGAAAAAGAAATAATATAACAAAAAAAGAGGATGCTGACCGCTTTGCTTGGAGTTGGACTTTTGTCAATCTTCCTAGGCATACCAGGAAACACCTTAAATGGTGGCAACATCACCCCTTGCATTTTCTGTTACACATTGATCAAGAGATGACAAATTCCACTACTAAAGGCGGAGAATTTACCTAGTGGGAACAATTACTTTGGTAAAAAAGTAATTGTTGCTTTGGTCTTCAGCGCCAAAATGGCTATGCCTTTGCAAAAAAAAATGGAGATGTTGAGGATATAACCTATAATTTTTTGTATTGCACTCCTAAAAGATTTAATTTTAAAAAAAAAGTATCTTTTACAAAACAAAGACGGATGTCCCCGAGTCATATTATAACATTGAGTTTAGACTTGGAATTATTAAGGGTTAGTGTTAAAACCAAAGACTTCTTTACTTCTCACCAAATTGATGACTTTCCCTAGATGTCAACATGGAAATGTAAGATAAGAAAGAATACCGGCTTATTGGGAGGAACATTGTGGGGAACGGCACAATAATATTTTGATGTAACCGCCGCATTCTTTTTATGGATCAAGCCATTTGGTACTTCTGTCTTCTTTTGTAGTACCTGCAATAACAGAAACTTGATATGAAAAATAAAATATGATGTGAAGCCAAGCCCTAAAAAACAAAAAAGGGGTACGACAGTTACATTGGCTGGAGTCTGATTTTCAGCTACAATTGATTGAAGACCACTCTTGGCTGATTCACATATTATACCCTATAGACAAAAGCGGACAGAAGTAACAAAAATTTGCATATACATTAGAGATGATCACAGATAAGCAAACAGAAGTATAACCTTTACTGATGAAATATTATTGCGTGGTATACTTTCTACCTTTGCCTGAGCCTGGTAAGCTATTACAGTCTGTCTCAACTCCATTACTTCATGTTCCACTCTTGCCAATCGTTGTTTAGCACAAATATCCACATCATCCATTTTCTCCAAATGATCAACCAAAAGATTATTGTCATTTTCCACTCTTAACTTTTCTGGTTGAAGCTTGCTGGATGTAAACAGAAATATTGTAGGCATTTCCATGTTGTTAATCCTTGCCTACATTGGCATCAAGGTACATTCATTAGCTTAAAAAGACTGATAATCGAACAAGATTATGGAAGACTAATAGTTTACAATGTGTGTTGCTTACTGTAAATCAATTAATCAAACAAAGCATGTAATAAACTCAATAAATATAATAAACAGTATTTAGTTATAAGGAGTTAGTGATTTTATTATTTCATATCCATAGGATGCAATTGGTTAACGAGCATATCAAATCCTGGCACTGACATGCATACAGTAGTCTGATTATTTCAAAACCATTTGGGACAAAAACAAACATATCCTGAGAAGTTAGTGTTTCATATTTTATCCTGCTCGTAGAAGAATAATACATGAGTGGTAAATTTATACAATATAAGTAAAAAAATACTATTGGCGCAAAAACACTACCCAAGGAAACTTTAAGCAGTGATTCCTGTTTCAGTATATTCCGAAACCATTCTTGTACAAACATTTTTCATGTGTCATACAACTGTTATCTTGCCACAAGCGGAATTGCACTTTGGGAAAACACCGCAGAGCTTGTGAATGACATGCATATGACCAAGCACCTCCTGCCATTGATACAGCCTTCACTAATGGTAGTAAAAAGTGCATTAGCACCAACACTTAGAACTTGGCACATCGTGCATGTACCCCTAAGACAATATTTTGAGTTTGAGGCATGAACAAGCATCACACAAATGTAAAGAAACATGTACCAGCATACAAAATTCTGATATCATAGCACATGAAAACAGCTAGCATACAGGGAAAAAAGATACAATTTGCATTCAAGGAAATTTTCATGTATTTATCATCTTGTGGAGGTGGCAGAGATAATTAGTGCCTTCCAAACAACAAATATCATTAGTTAGTTTATAAATGACCCATGTGCACTCTCCTTTTAGTCTCTTTCCCACAGTGGAAACTCTAATTCTGTATTCTGGAACAACGGGCTGAATTAGCTACCACGTTTTTATTTCACAGTAATTTGGTACTAGTGGAACATATGTTGCGGATCTAGTCAATACCTTGAGACAACCTAATCAGGTAAATTTTAGCCATTCCCATAGCCCTCCTGGGAACCGAGAAAAGCTTATATTTTTATAAGCACAATCATTAAGTGTTTTCAAGGAAATTTGGGTGTATTTATTGTCTCATGAGGGGTGACAGAGATACTTAGTGCCTATCAAAGAATAATTTTTGGTTTATAAATAACTCATGTGCACTCTCCTTTTAGTTTCTTTCCTTCAGTGGGAACTTTTATTGTGCATTTTATTTTGCAACGGCAAGCTGAGGGTATAGGTGGTGTGCTCACCTATACCCTTAGTTGTGTTTTTTGCTCAGCTGTACCCTTCCAGTGCTATAGAACAGAAATTTGGGACTATTGAAATATGTTGCAGGTCTAGTCAGTACCTTGAGACAACTTAATCAGCTAAATTTTATCCATTCCCGTACCCCACCTGGGAACCGAGAAAAGCTTTCACTATTTTCTAAGCACAATCATCATTAAACAAAGACCAGAAATCTATCTTTGCGTAACGTGACTAAGTTTTAATAATTAATTAATTGAGGACAATGTGGTTAAATTCACCGATTCCGTGATGGCACCGGCGAGCTGCTTCCTCGCCTTCCTGATCTTCTTGTCCAACACCTGGGCGTCGATGTCTTCAATGTTGAGGAGCACTCTCTCCAGCACCGCCGGTTCGACAAGGATCGTGGCCTCATCAACCAGGTAAGGATACAGCTCGCGCATCTCATCCAAAGTCTTGGCCTTGGGCTTCAGCGCCTCCTTGCCGGACTGGCGGTCGGCGCTCTTCGCTTGGGCTTGGGCAGCGGCGTTGCTTGCTTGGGCGCCGGCGCACTTCGCTTGAGTAGCACTTCGGACCTTGGCAACCGGTGGTCTGGTTGGCGGAACGCGTCCCCATACGTGCTTGGAGAGGAGGTAGAGGCGGCGTTCGTGTTTATCGGCGGGCGGAGCATTCTTCATAACGTCCCGGTCGTAGCGGCGCTTGAGGCTGCGCTGCTTGATGGCGAGCTCCTTTGCTCCGACGCCTTCCTTCTCGAGGCTGCCATCGAGCGCGCCGAATAGCTCAACCGGCGTTGGCAGGCGGCCGCCATGTTCACGGCGGTACGTGGCGAGGGCCTCCAGGATCCGGACCTCGTCGCCGGGGGACCACGCGCGCTGGAACAACGGCGGCTTCCGCTTGGCCGGCTGCTGTGTGGCACCCGAGGCCTCGGGGAGCGAGGGCGACGTCTTCCTCTTGTTGCGCTCGGGCAGCGCCGTCGGGCCCGTCGACGCCCGCTTCACCGCGGACGACGGTTCCTTGAGTTGAGGCGACGAGGACGCCATGATGGGGGGCCGGGGGCGTGGGGGAGGCGGGAGATGGAAGCTGGATTGGCACGCACTCCGCTGCGAAGCGCGGGATCTGATTTTTTCAGGCAGGAGGGAGGAAGAGTGAGATTGGGAAACGAGGGGTCGGTCGGACTCAGGATATAAAAGGCCAAATGGTTTGTTCTCGGCATAGACCGTGCCGTACACCACAATCAATACACAGACATTCACCAGAACTAGTTGAAACATTGAAAAAAAACTAATAATAAGCTATTTAGTTCAATGGATATCTCGTTAAAAATCTATCTAAGTTAAAAAAATCACTCTTATAAGAAAACTCTAGATAGAAAAAAAAAGTACAACCTAGCTTATTTAGTGTTCTTATACATAGATCACAAATATTGTTCACAATTTTAACAGAGTTACAGTCACATAAGCCTATATAGACATAGGTCCAAACTGGCTAACTAAGATCAAGCATCCACATGTGGATCAGTTAGTGTTTGagactagagatgtcaatgggcccCGAAACCCGATTACCCGtggggaattcctctattagggttagggtatgggttaaaacaaatctccgtgggtATAGATTTGGAATAAATTCCTTATCCATCGGGTATGGCGGGTTCGGGTTTGGGAGGGCTAAACCCaaacccgattacccatggggAAAAATACCTAGAACCGGAACAATCTAGCATCTAGGATTTTTAGTCCACCATCCAGCAATCCAGTGAGCAGTTACTTGTGGCCTGGACGCCTGGTGGGCTACCGACCAAGTATGGTCGTATGGGCCTGTGGAAAAGAAGCACCAAGCCACCGAGCCAACAACCAACAAAGTAAAAAAAACCTAAACTTCTGAATTTTTGAATAATCGGGTCGGGTATAGATACTCATGGGTATTTAGTACCCGGTCGGGGATGGGTATGGGAGGATTTTCGTACCCGtggtcgggttcgggttcggggatGGGGGCGGGTCTACGTTCATGGGTACGGGTCTGGGGAGTTAATCCCCGCTGGAGAATTCTCCATTGACATCTCTATTTGAGACTGAGATGCATAAGAGgactgaaagtcgtctagagaggGGGTAAATagacggaaactgaaatttacaactttaaacacactataagccgggattagcgttagaacaaatatcaagtccgggagagaggaaaaacaaattaaccaagaaaataaagcagatgacacggtgatttgttttaccgaggttcggttccaaagaacctagtccccgttgaggtggtcacaaagaccgggcctctttcaactctttccctctctcaaatggtcacttagacctagtgagctttcttccttgatttctcgggtcacttagaccccgcaaggaccaccacacgattggtatctcttgctttgcttacaaggctttgagaataagaatgagagaaaaaAAAGCCAACCACGCAactagagcaacaaagaaacacgagAACGATCCTCTCACAGGTCCTAAAGCACTTAGAATTGAATtagggactttgattggatcggcggctttgatttgtgtcttggagtgttgcactttgctcttgtattgaatgaggtgttgtgaatgcttggattgttggagtgggggtggttgggggtatttatagccctcaaccaccaattcaacagttgggggtggctgctgtcgatgggcgcaccggacagtccggtgcgccagccacgtcacccaactgttagggttctgacggtttcgactgtTAGAGCACTGACTtctggtggcaccggacagtccggtgccgcaccggacagtccggtgccgcaccggacatgcattgttcactgttcggtgcgcctctgacctctgctctgacttctgccacgaACTATAGCGTGTCAGGGGCActatgcagtcgaccgttgcgccgaagagtcgttgctccgctggcacaccggaaagtccggtggcacatcggacagtccggtgaattatagcagagcggcgtCTGAGAAACCCGAAGCTCAAGAGTTTGgaattgtacggtcctggtgcacaggacagtccggtgcaccagaccagggtgtgttggaacttgctctctgccgcAAGGGggtccaacgggggtgtgtagtgacgtaaacagggttctcgcgcaagatggcaatagctctgttaatctagcctctcaagggcactgtgcgggggtatttataggtatctgagtgcctagcgtcttgtgttaaggacgcatatgccctcagacatctaggttatccccaaaatattcccataaagcggggttacagactgtaattacagaggcgcctttacaaattaggctcgtaacacgcagcggccacgcaaggcctgttacaatgggccggatcacacgtgggcctccatgctggacgaggccgcacggtgggatgacctcgtcacaggtcttcgtccgatgtcgtatggagcgaagggtgtccttgcccgttgtcttgtctccgttggaccaacgaccgcggcgaaggcctcgagcgaagggtggcgtcttcgccttcgccccaacatttgccctccgagggaccagttcgactaagtcatctggtgccgaagacgtcgctaga from Zea mays cultivar B73 chromosome 6, Zm-B73-REFERENCE-NAM-5.0, whole genome shotgun sequence harbors:
- the LOC103629130 gene encoding uncharacterized protein isoform X2 → MASSSPQLKEPSSAVKRASTGPTALPERNKRKTSPSLPEASGATQQPAKRKPPLFQRAWSPGDEVRILEALATYRREHGGRLPTPVELFGALDGSLEKEGVGAKELAIKQRSLKRRYDRDVMKNAPPADKHERRLYLLSKHVWGRVPPTRPPVAKVRSATQAKCAGAQASNAAAQAQAKSADRQSGKEALKPKAKTLDEMRELYPYLVDEATILVEPAVLERVLLNIEDIDAQVLDKKIRKARKQLAGAITESARINNMEMPTIFLFTSSKLQPEKLRVENDNNLLVDHLEKMDDVDICAKQRLARVEHEVMELRQTVIAYQAQAKGIICESAKSGLQSIVAENQTPANVLQKKTEVPNGLIHKKNAAVTSKYYCAVPHNVPPNKPKMQGVMLPPFKVFPGMPRKIDKSPTPSKAHDDI
- the LOC103629130 gene encoding uncharacterized protein isoform X1, whose protein sequence is MASSSPQLKEPSSAVKRASTGPTALPERNKRKTSPSLPEASGATQQPAKRKPPLFQRAWSPGDEVRILEALATYRREHGGRLPTPVELFGALDGSLEKEGVGAKELAIKQRSLKRRYDRDVMKNAPPADKHERRLYLLSKHVWGRVPPTRPPVAKVRSATQAKCAGAQASNAAAQAQAKSADRQSGKEALKPKAKTLDEMRELYPYLVDEATILVEPAVLERVLLNIEDIDAQVLDKKIRKARKQLAGAITESARINNMEMPTIFLFTSSKLQPEKLRVENDNNLLVDHLEKMDDVDICAKQRLARVEHEVMELRQTVIAYQAQAKGIICESAKSGLQSIVAENQTPANVLQKKTEVPNGLIHKKNAAVTSKYYCAVPHNVPPNKPKMQGVMLPPFKVFPGMPRKIDKSPTPSKAICKGPYVD